A portion of the Pagrus major chromosome 8, Pma_NU_1.0 genome contains these proteins:
- the acsbg1 gene encoding long-chain-fatty-acid--CoA ligase ACSBG1, giving the protein MEFPDEEKECDQLEKSVQESMAHKLTDGEEYASVGKKNIEEECAGTPLAPALSLWTSDAHGSVRLRIDEGCPEEPVTVHQIFKASVEKYGNMHALASKKNNKWEKITFLEYYQFCRRAAKSFIKLGLERFHGVAILGFNSAEWFFSAVGAIMAGGIMTGIYATNSPEACQYVASDSKANIIVVENQKQLDKILQIRDTLPYLKAIVQYSGEPQQEISNLYSWGEFMELGLDVSEKEVDDIISSQRANHCCVLIYTSGTTGKPKGVMLSHDNITWTAKNASRAGDMQPADTKQESLVSYLPLSHIAAQIYDLWTGIQWGELVYFAQPDALKGSLVTTLREVCPTSHMGVPRVWEKMMEKIKQGISECGYLKKKLITWAMSVTLEANQKYMHKEDEKPFLVSLADSLVLQKLRAELGLSCCRKFFSGAAPISSETVQFFLGLNICLYEAYGMSESTGPHFMSGPKAYKLPSCGKVVPGCRYKMADIDSEGTGEICFWGRNVFMGFLNMEDKTREALDEDGWLHSGDLGKIDEEGFLYITGRIKELIITAGGENVPPVPIEEAVKKELPIISSAMLVGDKRKFLSMLLTLKCCSDAETMEPTEELSPEAVEFCKQLGSQATKVSDIIGGEDKEVYRAIQDGINRVNSAATSNAQRIQKWMILRKDFSVSGGELGPTMKLRRPVVLEMYQKVVENLYQE; this is encoded by the exons aaaaacatagaaGAGGAGTGTGCTGGCACACCTCTTGCTCCGGCTCTTTCTCTTTGGACTTCTGATGCCCATGGCTCAGTAAGACTGAGAATAGATGAGGGATGTCCTGAGGAACCTGTCACAGTTCACCAAATATTCAAAGCCTCAGTCGAAAAATATGGAAACATGCACGCCCTTGCCAGCAAGAAGAACAACAAATGGGAGAAGATAACCTTCTTAGAGTACTACCAGTTCTGCAGGAGGGCAGCCAAGAGCTTTATAAAG CTTGGTTTAGAGCGATTCCATGGAGTGGCAATACTAGGATTCAATTCAGCTGAATGGTTCTTCTCTGCGGTCGGTGCCATCATGGCAGG GGGGATAATGACAGGAATTTATGCCACAAACTCACCAGAAGCTTGCCAGTATGTGGCTAGTGACTCCAAGGCCAACATCATTGTGGTGGAAAACCAAAAGCAACTGGATAAAATCCTGCAG ATACGTGACACACTGCCCTATTTGAAAGCCATAGTGCAGTACAGTGGAGAACCCCAGCAGGAGATCTCCAATCTTTACTCT TGGGGGGAGTTCATGGAGCTGGGTCTGGATGTTTCTGAGAAAGAAgtggatgacatcatcagcagcCAGAGAGCCAATCATTGCTGCGTTCTGATCTACACCTCTGGCACCACGGGCAAGCCGAAGGGAGTCATGCTTAGTCATGACAAT ATCACATGGACTGCCAAAAACGCAAGCAGGGCCGGGGACATGCAGCCGGCCGACACTAAACAGGAGTCACTGGTGAGCTACCTGCCTCTCAGCCACATCGCTGCTCAGATCTATGACCTCTGGACGGGCATCCAGTGGGGCGAGCTGGTATACTTTGCGCAGCCAGATGCCTTAAAG GGAAGCCTGGTGACAACACTGCGAGAAGTTTGTCCCACATCCCACATGGGCGTCCCGCGGGTATGGGAGAAGATGATGGAGAAGATAAAACAGGGCATTAGTGAGTGTGGATatctgaagaagaagctgatcACATGGGCAATGTCAGTCACTCTGGAAGCCAATCAGAAGTATATGCACAA gGAGGATGAGAAACCATTCCTCGTTTCCCTGGCTGACAGCCTTGTGCTGCAGAAGCTTCGGGCTGAGCTTGGCCTGTCTTGCTGTCGGAAGTTTTTCTCTGGAGCTGCACCAATCAGCAGTGAAACTGTGCAGTTTTTCCTGGGCCTGAATATTTGCTTGTATGAGGCATACGGCATGAGTGAGAGCACGGGACCTCACTTTATGTCAGGTCCCAAAGCTTACAAACTACCAAG CTGCGGTAAGGTGGTGCCTGGCTGTCGATACAAAATGGCCGACATCGACTCTGAGGGGACGGGTGAAATTTGCTTTTGGGGACGTAACGTTTTCATGGGTTTCCTGAACATGGAAGACAAAACGAGGGAAGCTTTGGATGAAGACGGATGGCTCCATTCTGGAGACCTGGGGAAGATAGACGAGGAGGGTTTCTTGTACATCACAGGGAGAATAAAAG AGTTGATCATCACAGCCGGCGGGGAGAATGTTCCCCCTGTTCCCATCGAAGAAGCAGTGAAGAAGGAGTTACCCATCATCAGCAGTGCCATGCTCGTAGGGGACAAGAGAAAATTCTTGTCAATGCTTTTGACCCTCAAG TGCTGTAGTGATGCAGAAACCATGGAACCGACAGAGGAGCTGAGCCCGGAGGCTGTGGAGTTCTGCAAACAGCTCGGCAGCCAAGCAACTAAAGTGTCCGACATCATTGGAGGAGAAGACAAAGAGGTGTACCGGGCAATTCAAGATGGAATCAACAGAGTCAACTCTGCTGCCACCTCTAATGCCCAGCGCATACAAAAGTGGATGATTCTCAGAAAGGACTTTTCTGTTTCTGGAGGAGAGCTAG GCCCCACTATGAAGCTTCGGCGCCCCGTCGTGTTGGAGATGTACCAGAAGGTCGTAGAGAACTTATATCAAGAATAG
- the idh3a gene encoding isocitrate dehydrogenase [NAD] subunit alpha, mitochondrial isoform X2 produces the protein MAGKAWRSAVSWVVGAVQKEAPLPRTFTRGIQTVTLIPGDGIGPEISTAVMKIFEAAEAPIQWEERNVTAIQGPGGKWMIPPDAKESMDRNKIGLKGPLKTPIAAGHPSMNLLLRKTFDLYANVRPCVSIEGYKTPYTDVNLVTIRENTEGEYSGIEHVIVDGVVQSIKLITEQASQRIADYAFEYARNNQRASVTAVHKANIMRMSDGLFLRKCREAAEKHKDVKFTEMYLDTVCLNMVQDPTQFDVLVMPNLYGDILSDLCAGLIGGLGVTPSGNIGANGVAIFESVHGTAPDIAGKDMANPTALLLSAVMMLRHMGLHGHAKKIETACFDTIRDEKVRTKDLGGNSKCSEFTEAICQRVRDMK, from the exons ATGGCAGGGAAAGCGTGGAGGTCAGCT GTGTCATGGGTGGTTGGAGCTGTGCAGAAAGAGGCTCCACTGCCCAGGACGTTCACCCGTGGG ATTCAAACTGTTACTTTAATCCCTGGGGATGGAATTGGTCCGGAGATCTCCACTGCTGTTATGAAGATATTTGAAGCAGCTGAG GCTCCTATTCAGTGGGAAGAGAGAAATGTTACAGCCATCCAAGGACCTGGTGGCAAGTGGATGATCCCTCCTGATGCCAAAGAATCGATGGACAGGAACAAAATTGGCCTAAAAG GTCCTTTGAAGACGCCAATAGCTGCTGGCCACCCATCTATGAACCTGCTGCTGAGGAAAACCTTCGACCTCTATGCCAATGTGCGTCCGTGTGTGTCCATTGAGGGCTATAAGACCCCCTACACTGATGTGAACCTGGTCACCATCAGGGAGAACACTGAGGGAGAATACAGTGGGATTGAACATGTG ATTGTTGACGGAGTTGTACAGAGTATTAAGCTCATTACAGAGCAAGCCAGCCAACGCATCGCAGATTATGCTTTTGAATATGCCAGAAATAACCAGAGGGCTAGTGTTACTGCTGTTCATAAGGCCAACATTAT GCGCATGTCAGATGGGCTTTTCCTCCGAAAATGCAGAGAGGCTGCTGAAAAGCACAAAGATGTGAAATTCACTGAGATGTACTTGGATACAGTGTGCCTTAAT ATGGTACAGGATCCCACACAGTTTGATGTCTTAGTGATGCCAAATCTGTATGGAGACATCCTGAG TGATCTTTGCGCTGGACTTATTGGAGGCCTTGGAGTGACTCCGAGTGGAAACATTGGCGCCAATGGTGTTGCCATATTTGAGTCG GTTCACGGGACTGCCCCAGATATAGCAGGAAAAGACATGGCCAACCCGACCGCCTTGCTGCTCAGTGCAGTCATGATGCTGCGGCACATGGGCCTGCACGGCCACGCCAAGAAGATTGAAACTGCCTGCTTTGACACCATTCGAGACGAAAAG GTTCGCACAAAGGACCTGGGAGGAAACTCAAAGTGCTCAGAATTCACTGAAGCAATATGTCAACGAGTGCGAGATATGAAGTAA
- the idh3a gene encoding isocitrate dehydrogenase [NAD] subunit alpha, mitochondrial isoform X1 — protein MAGKAWRSAILNLLRKWLSGKDKIKAQEVSWVVGAVQKEAPLPRTFTRGIQTVTLIPGDGIGPEISTAVMKIFEAAEAPIQWEERNVTAIQGPGGKWMIPPDAKESMDRNKIGLKGPLKTPIAAGHPSMNLLLRKTFDLYANVRPCVSIEGYKTPYTDVNLVTIRENTEGEYSGIEHVIVDGVVQSIKLITEQASQRIADYAFEYARNNQRASVTAVHKANIMRMSDGLFLRKCREAAEKHKDVKFTEMYLDTVCLNMVQDPTQFDVLVMPNLYGDILSDLCAGLIGGLGVTPSGNIGANGVAIFESVHGTAPDIAGKDMANPTALLLSAVMMLRHMGLHGHAKKIETACFDTIRDEKVRTKDLGGNSKCSEFTEAICQRVRDMK, from the exons ATGGCAGGGAAAGCGTGGAGGTCAGCT ATTCTTAATCTACTAAGAAAATGGCTCAGTGGCAAGGATAAAATCAAGGCGCAGGAA GTGTCATGGGTGGTTGGAGCTGTGCAGAAAGAGGCTCCACTGCCCAGGACGTTCACCCGTGGG ATTCAAACTGTTACTTTAATCCCTGGGGATGGAATTGGTCCGGAGATCTCCACTGCTGTTATGAAGATATTTGAAGCAGCTGAG GCTCCTATTCAGTGGGAAGAGAGAAATGTTACAGCCATCCAAGGACCTGGTGGCAAGTGGATGATCCCTCCTGATGCCAAAGAATCGATGGACAGGAACAAAATTGGCCTAAAAG GTCCTTTGAAGACGCCAATAGCTGCTGGCCACCCATCTATGAACCTGCTGCTGAGGAAAACCTTCGACCTCTATGCCAATGTGCGTCCGTGTGTGTCCATTGAGGGCTATAAGACCCCCTACACTGATGTGAACCTGGTCACCATCAGGGAGAACACTGAGGGAGAATACAGTGGGATTGAACATGTG ATTGTTGACGGAGTTGTACAGAGTATTAAGCTCATTACAGAGCAAGCCAGCCAACGCATCGCAGATTATGCTTTTGAATATGCCAGAAATAACCAGAGGGCTAGTGTTACTGCTGTTCATAAGGCCAACATTAT GCGCATGTCAGATGGGCTTTTCCTCCGAAAATGCAGAGAGGCTGCTGAAAAGCACAAAGATGTGAAATTCACTGAGATGTACTTGGATACAGTGTGCCTTAAT ATGGTACAGGATCCCACACAGTTTGATGTCTTAGTGATGCCAAATCTGTATGGAGACATCCTGAG TGATCTTTGCGCTGGACTTATTGGAGGCCTTGGAGTGACTCCGAGTGGAAACATTGGCGCCAATGGTGTTGCCATATTTGAGTCG GTTCACGGGACTGCCCCAGATATAGCAGGAAAAGACATGGCCAACCCGACCGCCTTGCTGCTCAGTGCAGTCATGATGCTGCGGCACATGGGCCTGCACGGCCACGCCAAGAAGATTGAAACTGCCTGCTTTGACACCATTCGAGACGAAAAG GTTCGCACAAAGGACCTGGGAGGAAACTCAAAGTGCTCAGAATTCACTGAAGCAATATGTCAACGAGTGCGAGATATGAAGTAA
- the cib2 gene encoding calcium and integrin-binding family member 2 isoform X1 — MGNKQTIFTDEQLDAYQDCTFFTRKEILRLHGRYHELAPHLVPMDYTNDPDCKLPLALIVNMPELKENPFRNRIVESFSEDGMGNLSFNEFVDMFSVLSEMAPRELKAIYAFKIYDFNVDNYLCKEDLEKTLNKLTKEELTPEEVELVCQKAIEEADLDGDNKLSFADFENMITRAPDFLSTFHIRI; from the exons ATGGGTAATAAGCAGACAATATTTACCGACGAGCAACTTGATGCCTACCAG GACTGTACGTTTTTCACCCGCAAAGAAATTCTGCG GTTGCACGGCAGATACCATGAGTTGGCTCCACATCTTGTACCGATGGACTACACCAACGATCCTGATTGTAAACTGCCTTTAGCCTTAATAGTCAACATGCCAGAGTTAAAG GAAAACCCATTCCGCAACAGGATCGTGGAGTCTTTCTCAGAGGACGGGATGGGGAACCTCAGCTTCAATGAATTTGTGGACATGTTCTCAGTCCTGAGTGAAATGGCTCCCAGAGAACTCAAGGCCATTTACGCCTTCAAAATATACG ATTTCAATGTGGATAATTACCTGTGCAAAGAAGACTTGGAAAAGACTCTAAATAAGCTGACGAAGGAGGAATTGACTCctgaggaggtggagctggTGTGCCAGAAAGCCATCGAGGAGGCGGATTTAGACGGAGACAACAAACTCTCTTTTGCTGACTTTGAAAATATGATAACTAGGGCTCCGGACTTTTTAAG TACTTTCCATATACGAATCTGA
- the cib2 gene encoding calcium and integrin-binding family member 2 isoform X2 — protein MDYTNDPDCKLPLALIVNMPELKENPFRNRIVESFSEDGMGNLSFNEFVDMFSVLSEMAPRELKAIYAFKIYDFNVDNYLCKEDLEKTLNKLTKEELTPEEVELVCQKAIEEADLDGDNKLSFADFENMITRAPDFLSTFHIRI, from the exons ATGGACTACACCAACGATCCTGATTGTAAACTGCCTTTAGCCTTAATAGTCAACATGCCAGAGTTAAAG GAAAACCCATTCCGCAACAGGATCGTGGAGTCTTTCTCAGAGGACGGGATGGGGAACCTCAGCTTCAATGAATTTGTGGACATGTTCTCAGTCCTGAGTGAAATGGCTCCCAGAGAACTCAAGGCCATTTACGCCTTCAAAATATACG ATTTCAATGTGGATAATTACCTGTGCAAAGAAGACTTGGAAAAGACTCTAAATAAGCTGACGAAGGAGGAATTGACTCctgaggaggtggagctggTGTGCCAGAAAGCCATCGAGGAGGCGGATTTAGACGGAGACAACAAACTCTCTTTTGCTGACTTTGAAAATATGATAACTAGGGCTCCGGACTTTTTAAG TACTTTCCATATACGAATCTGA
- the lrrc61 gene encoding leucine-rich repeat-containing protein 61, with protein sequence MDSKRDKDQDADCEKINAALLKSRTGEFDLESILFLKLRGLGIHDLGCIGECMTLERLDLSANNITNLGPLASLRHLSTLNLSSNRISNIEPLRSCESLQNLNVAGNIISSIESLSSLQPLKKLESIRFKDNTYNYSNPVCRNASYRTIVLEMFPNIKVLDGERVVGRGSDLYQLCKDIDDTIKAGLYKNGQLVEHTDCKPWVEDTYWEIKRSNNAIIDEAYKQFNDVLHECRLLNNRATHVISQTERSMSLKKQPKQYAI encoded by the exons ATGGACTCAAAGCGAGATAAAGACCAAG ATGCAGACTGTGAAAAGATAAACGCCGCGCTGCTCAAGTCCCGTACAGGGGAatttgatttggagtcgataCTGTTCCTCAAATTGAGAGGCCTCG GAATTCATGACCTTGGATGCATTGGAGAGTGTATGACTCTGGAGAGACTGGACCTCTCTGCAAATAACATCACAAATTTAGGTCCTCTAGCATCTCTTCGGCATCTTTCTACACTCAATTTGTCCTCTAACAGGATTTCCAATATAG AGCCCCTGCGTAGTTGTGAGAGTTTACAGAACTTAAATGTGGCTGGGAATATCATATCAAG CATTGAGAGCCTAAGCAGCCTTCAGCCTTTGAAAAAGCTAGAAAGTATACGTTTTAAAGACAACACTTACAATTACTCCAATCCAG TGTGCAGGAACGCGTCATACAGAACAATAGTTCTTGAGATGTTCCCCAACATCAAGGTGCTGGATG GTGAAAGAGTGGTCGGACGCGGGAGTGACTTATACCAATTATGCAAAGACATTGATGATACCATCAAAG CTGGTTTATACAAGAATGGACAGCTTGTTGAACATACCGATTGCAAACCATGGGTGGAGGATACTTACTGGGAGATAAAGAGATCAAACAATGCCATTATTGATGAGGCTTACAAACAGTTTAACG atGTTCTTCATGAATGCAGACTCCTCAACAACAGAGCCACTCATGTAATTTCTCAAACTGAAAGATCCATGAGCCTGAAGAAGCAGCCGAAGCAGTATGCCATCTAA